One Sandaracinaceae bacterium genomic region harbors:
- a CDS encoding helix-turn-helix domain-containing protein, protein MPDLSQTVQSLALGRVTRAAAKLGAAPPAPAPSSPRVSASRLYRAWEEAYRASGEKIVEEVSLGIALDELGLLGFAAMTAPTALDGLDAAARCYALVSSDGAWRVERGDERVTLVLDRPRTTRLGRRLSDEAAMAQFFACLRQAATVPPRVLALTTREPALAPRSLERLTGCRPSRGARDAIVLSTRTLDAPCVRAHPGMHAHFCALAAADAAQLAPRSWAERALAVVRQCIDADALSGAGVAEALGVSFRTLQRRLRDEGESFRSLSDRARCERAEELLRAGVPVDEVAQRVSYGERGAFHRAFRRWRGEPPGAFARRAVLDH, encoded by the coding sequence ATGCCTGACCTGAGCCAAACTGTGCAATCGCTGGCCCTCGGCCGCGTCACCCGGGCCGCCGCGAAGCTCGGCGCGGCCCCGCCCGCTCCGGCGCCGTCGAGCCCGCGCGTCTCCGCGTCCCGACTCTACCGGGCGTGGGAGGAGGCCTATCGCGCGAGCGGCGAGAAGATCGTGGAGGAGGTGAGCCTCGGCATCGCGCTCGACGAGCTGGGCCTGCTGGGCTTCGCCGCGATGACCGCGCCGACCGCGCTCGACGGGCTCGACGCCGCGGCCCGCTGCTACGCCCTGGTCAGCAGCGACGGCGCGTGGCGGGTGGAGCGCGGCGACGAGCGCGTCACCCTGGTGCTCGACCGCCCGCGCACCACGCGCCTGGGGCGGCGCCTCTCGGACGAGGCGGCGATGGCGCAGTTCTTCGCCTGCCTGCGCCAGGCCGCGACCGTCCCGCCGCGGGTGCTCGCGCTGACGACCCGCGAGCCGGCGCTGGCCCCGCGCTCGCTCGAGCGCCTGACCGGCTGTCGCCCGAGCCGCGGAGCTCGCGACGCGATCGTGCTCTCGACCCGGACCCTCGACGCGCCGTGCGTGCGCGCGCACCCGGGCATGCACGCCCACTTCTGCGCGCTGGCCGCGGCGGACGCGGCCCAGCTCGCGCCGCGCTCGTGGGCGGAGCGGGCGCTCGCGGTCGTCCGCCAGTGCATCGACGCCGACGCGCTCTCCGGCGCGGGCGTCGCGGAGGCGCTGGGGGTCTCCTTCCGTACGCTCCAGCGGCGGCTGCGCGACGAAGGCGAGAGCTTCCGCTCGCTCTCCGACCGTGCGCGCTGCGAGCGCGCGGAGGAGCTGCTCCGGGCGGGCGTGCCCGTCGACGAGGTGGCGCAACGCGTGTCGTACGGAGAGCGCGGCGCCTTTCATCGCGCGTTTCGACGCTGGCGCGGCGAGCCACCCGGCGCCTTCGCGCGGCGCGCGGTGCTCGATCACTGA